A single region of the Austwickia chelonae genome encodes:
- a CDS encoding type II secretion system F family protein — MKLALAALICAALAIWPMHHIPTADRPRHAHRPPATKRATPRYRLPRPLVAQRRRRHQEEALLAVIDALAPALEAGLPPAWALAEAGRSATDPDVQELFADIADQAAQGTALGELLSRRLDSRPTVEGTDLLARSWSLADHLGTPLARTTRTVAELLRARRTARQQVETAITEARTTVRVLIALPLTGPLFALAVGLPPGQLYRSAPALVAVAAGGVLLVLGRRWMNHLVGAIAEEGGLR; from the coding sequence ATGAAACTCGCGCTGGCTGCCCTGATCTGTGCCGCGCTGGCCATCTGGCCGATGCACCACATCCCGACCGCCGACCGTCCCCGCCACGCACACCGACCACCCGCCACGAAACGCGCCACCCCGAGGTACCGGCTGCCGAGGCCACTGGTCGCCCAACGCCGCCGCAGACACCAGGAAGAAGCACTCCTGGCCGTCATCGACGCCCTCGCCCCCGCTCTCGAAGCCGGACTGCCCCCGGCCTGGGCCCTGGCCGAAGCCGGCCGCTCCGCGACCGACCCCGACGTCCAGGAACTCTTCGCCGATATCGCCGACCAGGCCGCCCAAGGGACAGCTCTGGGTGAGCTGCTCAGCAGACGCCTCGACTCAAGGCCTACCGTCGAAGGGACAGACCTGCTGGCCCGTTCCTGGTCCCTGGCCGACCATTTGGGCACCCCCCTGGCCCGAACCACCCGAACGGTCGCTGAACTGCTGCGCGCCCGTCGCACCGCCCGCCAACAGGTCGAAACAGCCATCACCGAAGCCCGCACCACCGTGCGCGTCCTGATCGCCCTGCCACTGACCGGCCCGCTCTTCGCGCTCGCCGTGGGTCTTCCGCCGGGGCAGCTCTACCGGTCGGCGCCTGCGCTGGTCGCGGTGGCCGCAGGGGGAGTGCTGCTGGTACTGGGACGCCGCTGGATGAACCACCTCGTGGGGGCCATCGCCGAAGAAGGAGGGCTCCGATGA
- a CDS encoding ABC transporter ATP-binding protein, producing MSDITATPTRSLYASYRRITTWQGSIWMRRALWLCLLVGLVEGAAMVILMPAATTLATGGTSWGLTFDRWLILLAGLAIASFVARYALSMNSYLGAIDAMRAVHHGLGAQIAVLPLGWFPSTFAAHASRLVTEGMMMLAGSLAHAVTVLVIDLTVSAVLLVGAWAWHPLLGAALSASVPIYLLIGAVARRCFDRGQRILDPADAELADRIVEFTRCQGALRAAGRSTDHAPLIAAEQASATAAVRDLWWAVLANLFLGGMTQGIVVTLIVVSGVLAVDGTLDPIAAVAVIGICLKFTGNLESLSAQFLGTESQRTTLRHVDHVLDAEPLPEVDVSAPTPTPGVVELDRVTFGYDPARPVLHEVSLKIPARTMTALVGPSGCGKSTITRLIGRFHDVDSGTIRVDGADIRELTTPDLMSRLSLVFQDVYLFDDTLRANIAVGRENATDAEIEHAAELAGVTEVVRRLPDGWNTQVGEGGRALSGGERQRVSVARALLKDAPVVLFDEATSALDPENEDNVVRAIEDLRCRSTLLVIAHRLDTVRHADKIVVLTADGRIAQQGTHTELVAEPGPYQDFWQERTRAASWRLT from the coding sequence ATGAGCGATATCACCGCGACCCCCACCCGCAGCCTCTACGCCAGCTACCGGCGGATCACCACCTGGCAGGGCAGTATCTGGATGCGGCGAGCCCTGTGGCTCTGCCTCCTGGTCGGACTCGTCGAAGGGGCCGCGATGGTGATCCTGATGCCCGCCGCCACCACGCTCGCCACCGGCGGCACCTCCTGGGGGCTGACCTTCGACCGGTGGCTGATCCTCCTGGCCGGGCTCGCCATCGCCAGTTTCGTCGCTCGATATGCCCTGTCCATGAACAGCTACCTCGGTGCCATCGACGCCATGCGCGCCGTCCACCACGGACTCGGCGCGCAGATCGCCGTCCTGCCACTGGGCTGGTTCCCGTCCACCTTCGCCGCCCACGCCTCCAGGCTGGTCACCGAAGGCATGATGATGCTCGCCGGATCCCTGGCCCATGCCGTCACCGTCCTCGTCATCGATCTGACCGTCTCCGCCGTGCTGCTGGTCGGCGCCTGGGCCTGGCACCCACTGCTCGGGGCAGCGCTCTCCGCATCGGTGCCGATCTACCTCCTCATCGGGGCAGTCGCCCGCCGCTGCTTTGACCGGGGGCAACGGATCCTCGACCCCGCTGACGCCGAACTCGCCGACCGGATTGTTGAATTCACCCGTTGTCAGGGAGCGCTGCGGGCAGCCGGGCGATCCACCGACCACGCACCCCTCATCGCCGCCGAACAGGCGAGTGCGACCGCGGCCGTCCGCGACCTGTGGTGGGCCGTCCTCGCGAATCTCTTCCTCGGCGGGATGACTCAAGGCATCGTCGTCACCCTGATCGTCGTGAGCGGGGTGCTTGCCGTCGACGGAACCCTGGACCCGATCGCCGCCGTCGCCGTGATCGGGATCTGTCTGAAATTCACCGGCAACCTGGAAAGCCTCAGCGCGCAGTTCCTCGGTACCGAGAGCCAACGGACCACCCTGCGCCATGTCGACCACGTCCTCGACGCCGAGCCGCTGCCCGAAGTCGACGTCTCCGCGCCGACCCCTACTCCGGGTGTCGTCGAACTGGACCGGGTGACCTTCGGCTACGACCCGGCCCGACCCGTCCTGCACGAGGTGAGCCTGAAGATCCCGGCCCGCACCATGACCGCACTCGTCGGCCCGTCCGGATGTGGGAAGAGCACCATCACCCGGTTGATCGGACGGTTCCACGACGTCGACAGCGGAACCATCCGCGTGGACGGCGCCGACATCCGCGAACTGACCACCCCCGACCTGATGTCCAGGCTCTCCCTGGTCTTCCAGGACGTCTACCTCTTCGACGACACCCTGCGCGCCAATATCGCCGTCGGCCGGGAGAACGCCACCGACGCCGAGATCGAGCACGCTGCAGAACTCGCCGGGGTGACCGAGGTCGTCCGCCGGCTGCCGGACGGCTGGAACACCCAGGTCGGCGAAGGAGGACGGGCGTTGTCCGGAGGCGAAAGGCAACGCGTCTCTGTTGCCCGAGCCTTGCTCAAGGACGCTCCGGTCGTCCTCTTCGACGAAGCCACCTCGGCGCTCGACCCGGAGAACGAGGACAACGTGGTCCGGGCCATCGAAGACCTGCGTTGCCGCTCGACCCTGCTGGTCATCGCACACCGGCTCGACACCGTCCGCCATGCCGACAAGATCGTCGTCCTGACCGCCGACGGCCGGATCGCCCAACAGGGAACTCATACCGAGCTGGTCGCTGAACCCGGTCCGTACCAAGATTTCTGGCAGGAGCGCACCCGTGCGGCGAGCTGGCGGCTGACCTGA
- the ssd gene encoding septum site-determining protein Ssd gives MDVSNPDWAYDLGLDRPPRRAHVVGITGASGGIGTSCLAAALATRAAPTRRVGCLDADPYRGGIDVLFDHEQRPGIRWPDLVHARGRLDGDALARLLPRSDEGVLLLSSGGDPQNIAPETITATLTALRADLDLLILDLGSVDRPATSTLRLCDDIILLVGCSVPALARAPHAADTLERCLATDDPTRTWLAQRAPRGRGDLPEDIATHLDLPLITGIIDDPGLDNALGRGITPGSRRSRLSRAADRILERLHDQARAA, from the coding sequence ATGGACGTGAGCAACCCCGACTGGGCATACGACCTCGGGCTCGACAGGCCACCGCGACGAGCCCACGTCGTCGGTATCACCGGAGCCTCCGGTGGCATCGGCACCTCCTGCCTGGCCGCAGCACTGGCCACCCGAGCCGCCCCGACCCGGCGAGTGGGCTGCCTCGACGCCGACCCGTACCGCGGCGGCATCGACGTCCTCTTCGACCACGAACAACGTCCTGGAATCCGCTGGCCCGACCTCGTGCACGCTCGCGGTCGCCTCGACGGCGACGCTCTCGCCCGGCTCCTGCCACGCTCCGACGAAGGCGTCCTCCTGCTCTCCTCCGGCGGCGACCCGCAGAACATCGCCCCGGAAACGATCACCGCCACTCTCACCGCGCTGCGCGCCGACCTCGACCTGCTGATCCTCGACCTGGGCTCCGTCGACCGCCCGGCGACGTCGACCCTCCGCCTCTGCGACGACATCATCCTGCTCGTCGGCTGCTCCGTCCCCGCCCTGGCCCGGGCACCCCACGCCGCCGACACCCTCGAACGCTGCCTGGCCACCGACGACCCCACCCGGACCTGGCTGGCCCAACGCGCACCCCGCGGACGCGGCGATCTCCCCGAGGACATCGCCACCCACCTCGACCTGCCCCTCATCACGGGCATCATCGACGACCCCGGGCTGGACAACGCACTAGGCCGAGGGATCACCCCCGGCAGCAGGCGCAGCCGCCTCTCCCGCGCCGCAGACCGCATCCTCGAACGACTCCACGACCAAGCTCGCGCCGCATGA
- a CDS encoding type II secretion system F family protein, with amino-acid sequence MSWYPVLSLSLIVVAVLCWPITERTGAAGSANVGGGGGIGAGDEPVEAEPSHGRRWRRAPKQAAPSVEDVATTCELVALALSAGAGVGEALEAVARDAPPQVQRALVAVVAGRRWGLPEEQVWAFPGERWAPLVRALHLAEAAGVPPSGPLRQAAADLRVGSTHRLEVATARLRVKIVLPLGLCFLPAFVLTSVVPVVLALATRLAQP; translated from the coding sequence ATGAGCTGGTATCCGGTGTTGTCGCTCTCGCTGATCGTGGTCGCTGTGCTCTGCTGGCCGATCACGGAGAGAACCGGTGCTGCGGGGTCGGCGAACGTCGGGGGAGGTGGTGGGATCGGCGCTGGCGACGAACCGGTGGAGGCCGAGCCGTCGCATGGACGTCGGTGGCGCCGGGCACCGAAACAGGCTGCACCTTCCGTGGAAGATGTCGCCACCACGTGTGAGCTGGTTGCTTTGGCCTTGTCGGCCGGGGCCGGGGTCGGTGAGGCCCTCGAGGCGGTGGCTCGAGATGCGCCACCGCAGGTACAGCGGGCGCTCGTCGCAGTGGTGGCCGGCCGGCGTTGGGGCCTCCCGGAGGAGCAGGTGTGGGCTTTTCCAGGGGAACGGTGGGCGCCGCTGGTCCGGGCCCTGCACCTGGCGGAGGCGGCCGGGGTGCCGCCCTCGGGTCCGCTCCGGCAGGCGGCGGCGGATCTACGGGTGGGGAGTACTCATCGTCTGGAGGTGGCCACGGCCCGTCTGCGGGTGAAGATCGTCCTCCCGTTGGGTCTGTGTTTCCTTCCGGCCTTCGTCCTGACCTCGGTGGTCCCGGTCGTCCTGGCCCTGGCGACTCGGCTGGCCCAGCCCTGA
- a CDS encoding DUF4244 domain-containing protein: MTRRLLRRHHLPSLVTGRPGRRAREAGMTTAEYAIGTVAACTFAALLIAVVRSPEIKAALLGIITRALGLGQ; encoded by the coding sequence ATGACCCGACGCCTGCTGCGCCGACACCACCTGCCGTCCCTCGTGACCGGCCGACCCGGACGCCGCGCACGCGAAGCCGGGATGACCACCGCCGAATACGCCATCGGCACTGTCGCCGCCTGCACCTTCGCCGCCCTGCTCATCGCCGTCGTCCGTTCCCCCGAGATCAAGGCTGCGCTGCTCGGCATCATCACGCGAGCGCTCGGCCTGGGGCAGTGA
- a CDS encoding TetR/AcrR family transcriptional regulator — MTAPVRRLGRKTGPKPSFTRDEVVTAALDIGIAEFTLARVAEQVGVGTSALYRLFPSREDLVHACLHRAAHTLSWPDPNLSWPDQLRSYADGVWRFCEAHPGIALVLLTTPGQHSHIQKNLHTCLRQLEDAGLSRERSEFALDFIGDTVIATHIAVTMMRRCDQEGRTGLDAARARLAEESARTGLPTIIQPDESWASRGDLDRKVEFVIAGLLAGMALPGSSLSR, encoded by the coding sequence ATGACCGCCCCCGTTCGACGGCTCGGCCGCAAAACCGGACCGAAACCGTCCTTCACCCGGGACGAGGTCGTCACCGCCGCACTCGACATCGGGATCGCCGAGTTCACCCTCGCTCGCGTCGCCGAACAGGTCGGGGTAGGTACCTCGGCGCTCTACCGGCTCTTCCCCTCCAGGGAGGATCTGGTGCACGCCTGCCTGCACCGCGCTGCTCACACCCTGTCCTGGCCCGACCCGAACCTGAGTTGGCCCGACCAACTCCGCTCGTACGCCGACGGTGTATGGCGGTTCTGCGAGGCGCACCCCGGCATCGCACTCGTCCTGCTCACCACCCCCGGCCAACACAGCCACATCCAGAAGAATCTGCACACCTGCCTCCGCCAACTGGAGGACGCAGGCCTATCTCGCGAACGCTCCGAGTTCGCGCTCGACTTCATCGGAGACACCGTCATCGCCACCCATATCGCGGTCACGATGATGCGCCGATGCGACCAGGAAGGACGTACCGGCCTGGACGCTGCCCGGGCCCGGCTCGCCGAAGAATCAGCTCGTACCGGGCTGCCCACGATCATCCAGCCCGACGAGTCCTGGGCTTCTCGCGGTGATCTAGACCGAAAGGTCGAATTCGTCATCGCTGGACTGCTCGCCGGGATGGCGCTACCCGGGAGTAGTCTGAGCCGATAA
- a CDS encoding ABC transporter ATP-binding protein has protein sequence MHTALSQDNLTITPADTTAQRAGQNERGQAALRQLLSPVARTIAFAKTLAALSAVLAVAPYLALVHLGEILLTAHAHGTQPDPAQVTDVLLVLIGTFTARLGLYFLALAVMHFADLRLRDHLRKRIMRCLAAMPLSHFTATTSGRIRKAVQDDTLALHTLVAHAPVETTAAVTTPAALLIYAFVIDWRLGLASIATFPIYLLLMARQTKDMGAKTADMELRLTEVSSRMVEFVSGLIVVKTFGRTRRAHDRYTAATEDFHDFYLAWCGPLMRAAAIGTSTVAPGLLLLINLGVGSLMIHAGWVGVAEVLTTTLIALVLPASIEIIMMGQWNRQRAGAAALRIIEATQEPGLPEPAQPVAPQGHRVEIDHVSYSYGPTLAVDDVTLTLEPGTVTALIGPSGSGKTTLATLVARFADPDGGTIRLGGVDLREIGSAQLYRHVAFVLQDPQLLRLTVRENIALARPEATDEQIRAAAVAACIDEEITALPDGYDTVLGGYTDLSGGQRQRLAIARALLADAPVLILDEATALTDPESESRIQRALDALVAGRTVLVIAHRPQSIIGADHIVVLDRGRIIAEGSHADLDDQEHYAALWGKKPAPTSGDLA, from the coding sequence ATGCACACCGCACTTTCCCAGGACAACCTCACGATTACCCCCGCTGACACCACGGCCCAGCGCGCTGGACAGAACGAACGCGGGCAGGCCGCACTGCGACAGCTCCTGAGCCCCGTTGCACGGACGATCGCCTTCGCCAAAACACTCGCTGCGCTGTCTGCCGTACTGGCCGTTGCCCCCTACCTCGCCCTGGTCCACCTCGGCGAGATCCTCCTCACCGCCCACGCTCACGGCACACAACCCGACCCAGCACAGGTCACCGACGTCCTGCTCGTCCTGATCGGCACCTTCACCGCACGACTGGGTCTCTACTTCCTGGCACTGGCCGTGATGCACTTCGCCGATCTGCGCCTGCGGGACCACCTACGAAAGCGGATCATGCGCTGCCTGGCCGCGATGCCCTTGTCGCACTTCACCGCCACCACCTCCGGACGCATCCGCAAAGCCGTGCAGGACGACACCCTCGCCCTGCACACCCTCGTTGCCCATGCACCTGTCGAGACCACCGCAGCTGTCACCACTCCTGCTGCTCTGCTGATCTACGCCTTCGTCATCGACTGGCGACTCGGCCTCGCGAGCATCGCGACCTTCCCGATCTACCTGCTCCTCATGGCCAGACAGACCAAGGACATGGGTGCCAAGACCGCCGACATGGAACTCCGACTGACCGAAGTCTCTTCACGGATGGTCGAATTCGTTTCCGGACTCATCGTCGTCAAAACCTTCGGTCGCACCCGCCGCGCCCACGACCGGTACACCGCGGCCACCGAGGACTTCCACGACTTCTACCTCGCCTGGTGCGGGCCGCTGATGAGAGCTGCAGCGATCGGCACCTCCACCGTGGCGCCGGGCCTGCTGTTGCTGATCAACCTCGGAGTCGGATCCCTGATGATCCACGCCGGATGGGTCGGCGTTGCCGAAGTCCTGACCACCACGCTCATTGCGCTGGTCCTCCCGGCTTCCATCGAGATCATCATGATGGGGCAGTGGAACCGCCAGCGAGCAGGAGCCGCTGCCCTGCGGATCATCGAAGCCACGCAGGAACCGGGCCTGCCCGAACCCGCCCAGCCGGTCGCGCCCCAAGGACACCGGGTCGAGATCGACCACGTCAGCTACTCCTACGGTCCGACCCTCGCTGTCGACGATGTCACCCTGACCCTGGAACCCGGCACCGTCACCGCACTCATCGGCCCCTCCGGATCGGGAAAGACCACCCTGGCGACCCTGGTGGCGCGCTTCGCCGACCCGGACGGCGGCACCATCCGCCTCGGCGGCGTCGACCTACGCGAGATCGGCAGCGCCCAGCTCTACCGCCACGTCGCCTTCGTGCTGCAGGATCCGCAACTGCTCCGACTCACCGTCCGGGAGAACATCGCCCTCGCCCGCCCGGAAGCCACCGACGAACAGATCAGAGCCGCCGCGGTCGCCGCCTGCATCGACGAGGAGATCACCGCGCTGCCCGACGGCTATGACACCGTTCTGGGCGGATACACCGACCTGTCCGGTGGGCAACGTCAACGCCTCGCCATCGCCCGGGCGCTCCTGGCCGACGCCCCGGTCCTGATCCTCGACGAAGCCACCGCGCTGACCGACCCCGAGTCGGAATCCCGTATCCAGCGAGCACTGGACGCGCTCGTCGCCGGACGCACCGTGCTGGTCATCGCGCATCGACCCCAGAGCATCATCGGCGCAGACCACATCGTCGTTCTCGACCGGGGACGGATCATCGCCGAAGGCAGCCACGCCGACCTCGACGACCAGGAACACTACGCCGCGCTGTGGGGGAAGAAACCGGCACCGACATCAGGAGACCTGGCATGA
- a CDS encoding TadE family type IV pilus minor pilin, translated as MVTAEFATALPAVVLVLALALGAGRYSIDQIRCVDAARAGARAAARGESPDVVGQVAKRGAPEGASVAISRSGGLVTVQVATTPSGLWPLSELPGLSASATAEDEQSIGETPR; from the coding sequence ATGGTCACCGCGGAGTTCGCGACCGCGCTGCCCGCGGTGGTCCTGGTCCTCGCACTGGCCCTCGGCGCGGGCCGGTACAGCATCGACCAGATCCGGTGCGTAGATGCAGCACGTGCCGGCGCGCGGGCCGCAGCCCGAGGAGAGAGCCCGGACGTCGTCGGACAGGTCGCGAAGCGGGGAGCTCCCGAAGGAGCCAGCGTCGCCATCTCCCGCAGCGGGGGGCTGGTCACCGTGCAGGTCGCGACGACACCCAGCGGGCTGTGGCCGCTCTCGGAACTACCCGGGCTGTCGGCGAGCGCGACGGCCGAAGACGAACAGAGCATCGGGGAGACGCCCCGATGA
- a CDS encoding TadA family conjugal transfer-associated ATPase, which yields MNHPDHLYTERIQALARDGQQPSHDSVDHVLRAHAPLLGDEGLHDARRRLTARALGLGPLQPLLDLPGITDILVNGIRGVWIDDGDGLRRIPCDLGDDTELRRLAVRLAGQAGRRLDDASPYVDGCLPGGIRLHALLPPLVDGSAHISLRIPRRHAPTLEDLVTWGSIPPHWARILHAVVTHRLSYVVTGGTGSGKTTLLAALLGAVPADERIVVVEDVRELAVDHPHTVRLEARAPNVEGRGGVDLVALVRQSLRMRPDRLVVGEVRGGEVRELLTALNTGHEGGAGTLHANRAGDVIARFEALGALAGMTPEATRAQLSSAVEVALHLRRTATGRRLDSIAVLTGRGNDLQVTPALHADSDLPGPGWPLLAQRIGNPGMPAPTCDTATP from the coding sequence ATGAACCACCCCGACCACCTCTACACCGAACGCATCCAAGCCCTCGCCCGCGACGGGCAACAGCCCAGCCACGACAGCGTCGACCACGTCCTACGCGCCCACGCACCCCTCCTCGGCGACGAAGGACTCCACGACGCCCGCCGCAGGCTCACCGCCCGAGCCCTCGGACTCGGACCCCTCCAACCCCTGCTGGACCTGCCCGGAATCACCGACATCCTCGTCAACGGCATCCGCGGAGTCTGGATCGACGACGGCGACGGACTACGCCGCATCCCCTGCGACCTCGGCGACGACACCGAACTACGCCGCCTCGCGGTCCGCCTCGCCGGCCAGGCCGGACGCCGACTCGACGACGCCAGCCCCTACGTCGACGGCTGCCTCCCCGGCGGTATCCGACTGCACGCCCTCCTCCCACCCCTCGTCGACGGCTCCGCCCACATCAGCCTGCGTATCCCCCGACGACATGCCCCTACCCTCGAAGACCTCGTCACCTGGGGCAGCATTCCCCCGCACTGGGCCCGGATCCTGCACGCCGTCGTCACCCACCGACTGTCCTATGTCGTCACCGGCGGCACCGGCAGCGGCAAAACCACCCTGCTCGCCGCACTCCTGGGCGCGGTCCCCGCCGACGAACGCATCGTCGTCGTCGAAGACGTCCGGGAACTCGCCGTCGACCACCCACACACCGTCCGACTCGAGGCCCGCGCACCCAATGTCGAAGGCCGCGGCGGCGTCGACCTCGTCGCCCTGGTCCGCCAATCGCTACGCATGCGCCCCGACCGGCTCGTCGTCGGCGAAGTCCGCGGCGGCGAAGTCCGCGAGCTGCTCACCGCCTTGAACACCGGCCACGAAGGCGGCGCAGGAACCCTGCACGCCAACCGGGCCGGAGACGTCATCGCCCGCTTCGAAGCCCTCGGCGCACTCGCCGGGATGACCCCCGAAGCCACCCGGGCCCAACTCTCCAGCGCCGTCGAGGTCGCCCTGCACCTGCGACGGACCGCGACCGGACGCCGACTCGACTCGATCGCCGTGCTCACCGGCCGAGGGAACGACCTCCAGGTCACCCCGGCGCTGCACGCCGACAGCGACCTCCCCGGGCCGGGCTGGCCTCTCCTCGCCCAACGGATCGGAAACCCAGGAATGCCCGCACCCACCTGCGATACCGCCACACCATGA
- a CDS encoding alpha-amylase family protein: MTSSWADHAIWWQVYPLGFCDAPIRPTEKEQERRSRLDRIIPWLDYLIELGANGLSLGPIFASRSHGYDTVDHFAIDPRLGDHADFDRLAAACHERGIALMLDGVFNHVGTDHPLFQDALANPGPNPYFDIEHGPDGPRYADFEGHHSLARLKHDEDAVAALVIDVMNHWSDRGVTGWRLDAAYAVPLHFWTRVLPAVRAEHPDLWVMGEVIHGDYTQIVAASGMDSVTQYELWKAVWSSLHDDNLYELDWCLARHGELLDSFVPHTFIGNHDVTRIATRVGEAKAALATVILFTVGGIPAVYYGDEQAFRGEKTERIGGDDEIRPSYPQDPAELSTLGEWMLRLHQDLIGLRRRHPWLTTAKTRSLHLENRSYSYASIGAQGQRLRVDLTLEDRPHATITVDGEPPLQIMR, translated from the coding sequence ATGACTTCTTCTTGGGCCGACCACGCCATCTGGTGGCAGGTATATCCACTCGGTTTCTGCGACGCTCCCATCCGCCCCACGGAGAAAGAACAGGAAAGACGATCTCGCCTGGATCGGATCATCCCCTGGCTCGACTACCTGATCGAACTCGGCGCGAACGGGCTTTCCCTCGGCCCGATCTTCGCTTCCCGGAGCCACGGTTACGACACCGTCGACCACTTCGCCATCGACCCCCGACTCGGCGACCACGCCGACTTCGACCGGCTCGCCGCCGCGTGCCATGAACGCGGCATCGCCCTCATGCTGGACGGCGTCTTCAACCACGTGGGCACCGACCACCCCCTCTTCCAGGACGCGCTGGCGAACCCCGGACCCAACCCCTACTTCGACATCGAGCACGGACCCGACGGCCCCCGCTACGCAGACTTCGAAGGACATCACTCCCTGGCCCGGCTGAAACACGACGAGGACGCCGTGGCCGCGCTGGTCATCGACGTCATGAACCACTGGTCGGACCGCGGCGTCACCGGCTGGCGACTGGACGCCGCCTACGCCGTTCCCCTGCACTTCTGGACGCGAGTGCTGCCCGCCGTTCGGGCGGAACACCCGGATCTGTGGGTCATGGGAGAGGTCATCCACGGCGACTACACACAGATCGTGGCAGCCTCCGGAATGGACTCGGTCACCCAGTACGAACTGTGGAAAGCCGTCTGGAGCTCCCTGCACGACGACAACCTCTACGAGTTGGACTGGTGTCTCGCCAGGCACGGCGAGCTGCTCGACTCCTTCGTGCCGCACACCTTCATCGGCAACCACGACGTCACCCGGATCGCCACCCGGGTCGGGGAAGCCAAGGCAGCACTCGCCACCGTCATCCTGTTCACCGTCGGTGGCATCCCCGCGGTCTACTACGGCGACGAACAAGCCTTTCGCGGCGAGAAGACCGAACGGATCGGCGGCGACGACGAAATCCGTCCGTCCTACCCGCAGGACCCCGCCGAACTGTCCACCCTCGGGGAGTGGATGCTGCGACTCCACCAGGACCTCATCGGACTGCGCCGCCGACACCCCTGGCTCACCACCGCGAAGACCCGAAGCCTCCACCTGGAGAACCGCTCGTACTCCTACGCATCGATCGGAGCCCAAGGCCAGCGCCTCCGCGTTGACCTGACCCTGGAAGACCGCCCGCACGCCACCATCACCGTCGACGGAGAACCACCGCTGCAGATCATGCGCTGA
- a CDS encoding YdcF family protein: protein MTTILVAGPTIVTFFLGWTFVYRLRKDTGRVTDGFLLIATLGAAAFSLIAWSAVLGGSLGFSIVVALMALSVPLVFFVVVGALVTNGVLVMFREGIGITTLLPLSLGTAMVLVPAATVWSLLRSPTSIFAPLAVPAVAMLCVGIYIVMHLVAYIAYAVAHSHLPVPEDAEVVITLGAGLAGARVTPLLAARLDQALEVRALAPDPEAVYMVTSGGQGPDELVSEAVAMGRYLQERGIDPCKILLEDLSRTTEENIRFSYLVLDENGLEDANVVVCTNDFHAVRTAVIVRRLKAGMKVVGSHTAGYYRPAAFLREFVALLAERSVRHLTMSGLITVLVFLLYLA from the coding sequence GTGACCACGATTCTCGTGGCCGGCCCCACTATCGTCACCTTCTTCTTGGGATGGACCTTCGTCTACCGGCTCCGCAAGGACACCGGGCGGGTCACCGACGGCTTCCTCCTGATCGCCACTCTCGGAGCGGCCGCCTTCTCCCTCATCGCCTGGTCGGCCGTGCTCGGTGGCAGCCTCGGCTTCTCCATCGTGGTCGCCCTGATGGCGCTGTCGGTCCCCCTGGTCTTCTTCGTCGTCGTCGGAGCCCTCGTCACCAACGGCGTACTGGTCATGTTCCGTGAAGGTATCGGCATCACCACGCTGCTGCCCCTCAGCCTGGGCACAGCGATGGTCCTCGTCCCAGCAGCCACCGTGTGGTCGCTGCTGCGCTCACCCACCTCGATCTTCGCGCCCCTGGCCGTACCCGCCGTGGCCATGCTGTGCGTCGGGATCTACATCGTGATGCACCTGGTCGCCTACATCGCCTACGCGGTGGCGCACTCCCATCTTCCCGTTCCGGAGGACGCCGAAGTGGTGATCACCCTCGGCGCAGGGCTCGCCGGAGCCCGCGTCACCCCCCTGCTGGCGGCCAGACTCGACCAGGCCCTGGAAGTCAGAGCCTTGGCCCCCGACCCGGAAGCGGTCTACATGGTGACCTCCGGCGGACAAGGCCCCGACGAACTCGTCAGCGAAGCCGTCGCAATGGGCCGTTACCTGCAAGAACGCGGCATCGACCCGTGCAAGATCCTCCTGGAGGACCTGTCGAGGACGACCGAGGAGAACATCAGGTTCTCCTATCTCGTCCTCGACGAGAACGGCCTGGAAGACGCGAATGTCGTGGTCTGCACCAACGACTTCCACGCAGTGCGCACCGCAGTGATCGTCCGACGGCTCAAAGCCGGTATGAAAGTCGTCGGATCACATACCGCCGGGTACTACCGTCCAGCGGCTTTCCTCCGCGAATTCGTCGCGCTGCTCGCCGAACGCAGCGTCCGGCATCTGACGATGAGCGGACTGATCACCGTGCTCGTCTTCCTCCTCTACCTCGCCTGA